The Brassica oleracea var. oleracea cultivar TO1000 chromosome C6, BOL, whole genome shotgun sequence genome includes a region encoding these proteins:
- the LOC106296604 gene encoding uncharacterized protein LOC106296604, whose protein sequence is MEIETHDSAVPVKNLVKVAFKLGTESYTVDAVQGDTVLDQLVSMKEVSMKILKEFITKHNVLDHVPDESLSDEGDEDDAVKCPVKPKKTKI, encoded by the coding sequence ATGGAGATTGAGACTCACGACTCAGCAGTACCTGTGAAGAATCTGGTTAAAGTCGCGTTCAAACTTGGAACAGAGAGCTACACGGTTGATGCAGTCCAAGGTGACACTGTTTTAGACCAATTGGTTTCGATGAAAGAGGTAAGTATGAAGATACTCAAGGAGTTTATTACAAAGCATAATGTTCTTGATCATGTCCCTGATGAAAGCTTGTCTGACGAAGGAGATGAGGATGATGCTGTCAAATGTCCTGTGAAGCCCAAGAAGACAAAGATTTGA
- the LOC106296602 gene encoding AP-2 complex subunit sigma, which translates to MIRFILLQNRQGKTRLAKYYVPLEESEKHKVEYEVHRLVVNRDAKFTNFVEFRTHKVIYRRYAGLFFSVCVDITDNELAYLECIHLFVEILDHFFSNVCELDLVFNFHKVYLILDEFILAGELQETSKRAIIERMSELEKLE; encoded by the exons ATG ATCCGATTCATATTATTGCAGAACAGACAAGGGAAGACTCGTCTTGCCAAGTACTATGTCCCTCTCGAAGAATCGGAGAAACACAAAGTCGAATACGAG GTTCATAGGTTAGTGGTGAACCGCGATGCCAAGTTCACCAATTTCGTTGAG TTTAGAACACACAAGGTGATATACAGGCGTTACGCTGGACTGTTTTTCTCCGTGTGCGTGGACATAACGGACAATGAGTTGGCTTACCTTGAGTGCATCCATTTGTTTGTGGAGATTTTGGATCACTTCTTCAGCAATGTCTGTGAGCTTGATTTGGTCTTCAACTTCCACAAG GTGTACTTGATACTTGATGAATTCATTCTTGCTGGAGAGCTTCAAGAAACAAGCAAAAGG GCGATCATCGAGAGGATGTCAGAGCTCGAGAAGCTAGAGTGA